TTAACGTCGGCCGCATACACAGCATCTTCATAGCGTAAATCTGCGCTGGAACTGGAACCGCCTGTACTGCCAGAACCCGTGCCTTCCACAGGCACGCAGCCTGTGAAGGAGGTAGCCGCTACGGCAAAGGTGAGAAGTACTTGTTTCCAGGAAGTAGGAAGTGGCATAGGATATATATCTGGTAGCAAGATGTATCTTTTAAGAAGAAGAGGCAACAAGATTTGGTTAGGACCAGTGTCATTCTTTGCCGCGAAGTGCGTTTTGAGGCTATTTTCCGGAAAACAGGCCTAAAACGGAAAACCTCACAGGTCTTAATGACTTGTGAGGTTTAACTTTATTTTATCTCAATTGGTTTTCCAGCTCGTCGGCTTGTTCCATGAGGCTTTCCCAGGAGGTTTGCTCTTTATCCAGCTGGGCCTTTATCTTATTGAACTGCTGGGTAGCCTCGTGCAGGGCGTTAGGGTCGGCGTAGGTGCTGGGGAGGGCAAGTTTGTTTTCGCAGTTCTTTAGCTTGCTTTCCAGCTCGTTCACCAGGCCTTCCACCTGCTTCAGTTTCTGGTTCACCTTTTTCAGTTCCTGCTCCAGTTCCTGTTGCTGGCTGGCGGTCGCCTTGGGTTTGGGCTGCGCTTTGGGGGCGTTGGCCGCGGCCGCTGGGGAGGTGCGTTTGCCGGTTTTCTCTTTCTGCTCCAGCCAGTACTCATAGTCATGGTAGGTGCCGGGATATTCCTTCAATTCATGGTCCTCAATGTACCAGATCTTGTTGGCCACATTCTCCACGAAATATCTATCGTGGGAAATCACCACAAACGTGCCTTCATACTGCTCCAGGGCCTGAATGAGGATGTTCACACTCTGCATGTCCAGGTGGTTGGTAGGCTCATCCAGCAGCAGGAAGTTGGCCTCAGAGATCAGCGTTTTGGCCAGGGCCACGCGGCTTTTCTCGCCCCCGGAGAGGACCTTAATCTTCTTGAACACCGTGTCGCCAGTGAAAAGGAAGGAGCCTAACACGCCGCGAAGTTCCATTTCGGTACGGCGACTGCCGGCCTGCACCATTTCCTGCAGGATTTCATTCTCCACGTTCAGGCTCTCTAATTGGTGCTGGGCGTAAAAGGCCATGATCACGTTGTGGCCCAATTGGCGCTCGCCTTTGATGGGTTCATCGCCGGCAATAATGCGCATGAGCGTAGATTTACCCTTCCCGTTGGCCCCAATCAAGGCAATCTTGTCGCCGCGCTCAATGTTCACGTGGGTTTTCTGGAAGATGAGTTTCTCGCCGTAGGCTTTGCTCACGTTCTCCAGGCGCAGGATGTTGCGGCCGGGCTGTACGGTGAACTGGAACTTGAAGTTCACGACCGGGGCGTCGCCGGCCACGTCTTCAATGCGCTCCATTTTGTCCAGGGCCTTCATGCGGCTCTGGGCCTGCTTGGCCTTGGTGGCCTTAGCCTTGAAACGGGCGATGAACTGCTCAGCCTGCTTTATCTGGGCCTGCTGGTTCTCAAAAGCGCCTTTCTGAATCTCGTTCCGTAGTTCTTTCTCCTCTAAATAGAAGCTGTAATTACCGGCATACACGTTCAGTTTACCGCCAGAGACCTCTACGGTGACATTGGTGGTTCTGTCCAGGAACTCGCGGTCGTGGGAAACAATCACCAGAGCACCTTCATAGGCGGCCAGGTAATTCTCAATCCATTTGATGGAAGGTAAGTCCAGGTGGTTGGTAGGCTCATCCAGAAGCAGGAGGGAAGGTTTCTGCAACAAAATCTTGGCCAGCATCACGCGCATGCGCCAGCCCCCCGAGAACGTCTTGAGCGGCTGCTGCAGCTCCTCGGTAGAAAAGCCCAGCCCTTCCAGAATCTCCTCGGCCTTTACCTGTATGTTGTAGCCGTCCAGGGCCTCAAAGTGCTCCTGCAGCTTGGCCAGCTTGTCAATGTGCTCGTCCTGGTAATTGGTTTCCATCTCATGCAGCATCTCGTCAATCTTATGCTGAATCTGGATGGCCTCCTCAAACGCCTGCATGGCCACCTTCAAGATGCTCTCATGGGTGTCATAAGACAGCAAATCCTGGTTTAGGAAGCCCAGCGTGGTCTCGCGGCTCATCTGGATACTGCCGCCGTCTGGCTTGTACTCGCCCACCAGCAGGCGCAGCAACGTGGATTTTCCGGTCCCGTTCAGGCCTACTAGTCCAATTTTGTCTTTAGGCTTGATGTGCAGGTTGGCGTCATCGTACAGGGTGCGGCTCCCGAAATGGAAATTGAGGCTATTAATGGAAATCATGGAAGAATGCGTATCAAAACGCAAAGGTACTGATTTTGAATAGAAACCTCACTGCTTACGGCTTTAGGGAAAAAAGGCGTTTTGGGGCCGTTTTTAGAAAAACAGGCCGAAAACGGAAAAGGGCTCCTGCATTTTACTTATGGTAAACCGCCGGAGCCCTTGCCTCCTGACTTTTAAAAAGCAAGCCCTACACCTTCCTTAACAAGAAAACGCCGGCCAGCAGAAGCACCACCCCCAGCACCTTGCTCCAGTTGATAGGCTGCACCGGAAACCCCAGCCAACCAAAATGGTCCAGCACAATGGCCATCAGTAATTGCCCGGCCACAATAATGCCCAGGGTGTTGGCGGCGCCGATGCGCGGGGCGGCCAAAATGACCGCAGTCACATACAGCACGCCCAAAAGCCCGCCGGTTAGTTTCCAGGAGCTAATGCCCTGCAATTGTTGTAGGGAAGGGAATTCCTGACGGTAAGAAATAAGCACTACCGCCAGCAAGACCACCGTGCCAATGCAAAAGGAGAAGAGCGCGGTAATGACCGGGTTACCCACCGCTAGTTTCAGTTGGGAGTTTACGCCCGCCTGTATGGCTACGGCTACGCCCGCGGAAAGCGCCAGTAAATAATATAATTCTTTGCCCATGGTAAAAGGAATAATCTTCGCAAAGTACGCACATCCCTTTTAATAGTGAATGGCCGGTTCAGTAGTTTAAGGGAAATAAGGAAGAATCAGGATTTGGGCACGGGTATGGTACTTAATTGACCCGGAGAAACAAAAAGGTGCTTTTTAGGTTCTTTAAGTAGACTTTTTCAAGTGATTATCGGCGTTTTCAGCCTATTTTCTGAAAAACACGTCTAAAACGGTAAACGTATTATTACTATGGTAGCCATTGTTTCTTTGCTTGATGCAGAACACTCAGATAAACTGAATGAGATCACTTATCAGTTGGAAAAGGAGTTCGGGTTAAAGGAGGTGCAGGCGACGCCTTTTCCCCATTTAACCTGGCTTACGGTCAATGACGGCAGCCTGCACAACCTGCAGGAAACCCTGGGCAATGCCGCCGGGCTCTGTTGCCGGTTAAAAATCACCACCGCCGGCCTGGGAATCTTCACCGGAGCTAACCCGGTGCTATACATTCCGGTGGTGCGCTCGGCGTTTATTACCCGGTTTCACAGACAGTTACATGACGGGGTCAACCTCATCTGCAAGGAAATTGGCCATCATTACAGCCCTTCCATCTGGATGCCCCACCTTTCCCTGGCCTTGGGAGACACCACGCCAGAATTGGTGGCCGAAGCCTTCCTCTACCTGAACCAGGAGAGTTATAACTGGACGGTAGAACTGGACAACCTCACCCTACTTACCAAACACGGCGACCTTTTCCTGAAAGACGGCGTCTTCCCTTTGGTAGGGGTAGAAACCAAGGATGCCTTTAAGCAGAATGTGGTTGATTTAGACTAATAGCGTTCAACGCTCGCCTTTACAGCAGCCTGTTCTTCCAACGCTGCCGCCTTTTCCTGCAATACCTGTAAAGCGGTGTCAATGGTGTCTTGGTGGGTCCTGAACGAGAGGATGGCCATGCGCAGCATATATGCCTCCCCCAGTTTGGTAGAAGACATGAAAACCCTGCCGTCTTGCTGCACCTCATGGATCAGGTTTTGGTTAAAGGCGTTGGCCTCTATCCCTGCCTTGGGCTTGTACCGGAAAATGACTACCGACAAGGCCGGGGCCACCGGGGTTTCAAATCCGGGCATGTACTGCAACTTGTTGTACGCGTACTGCGCCAGGAATAATTTTTCTTCCAGAGCTATTCTAAAGGCTTTCACCCCATGCAATTGTAGCGGTAACCAGATCCTGAGTCCCCTGAAATGCTTGCTGAGTTCCGGAGAGACATCGGCGGGCGAGACCTCCCCCAGGGAGGAGAGGGTGTCCTGCATGTAATTGGCCTGGTAATGGTGCGTCTCGCCTAGTTGTTTGGCGTTTTTGATAAGCACCGCCCCGGAGCCATACGGAATAAACAGGCCTTTATGCGGGTCCATCACCACGGAGTCTGCCAGCTCAATTCCTTTCAATTTGGCCTTTCCCGATGCTGCCAAGGCGAAAAATCCGCCGTAGGCGGCGTCTACGTGGTACCATAGCCCGTGCTTCTTAGCCAGGTGCGCAAGGTCCTGCAAAGGGTCTACTGCGCCCACATCTGTGGTTCCCGCCGAGGCGATCACCAGCCAGGGGGTTAACCCGGAGGCCTTGTCTGCCAGAATCGCTTTCTCCAACGCCTGGGGAGACATACGGTAGGCGGCATCCATTTCTATGTGACGTACTGGGCACTCGCCTAAACCGGCAATGCGCAGGGCTTTGTCCAGGCAATGGTGGGCGTGGGCGGTCATATACACCACCGCGTCTGGGATCATGCGGGAGGTGATTTTCTGGGCATCGCGGGCGGTGGCCAGAGCAATGAGGCTGGCAATGCTCCCACCAGAGGTAAGGTTACCGGCGGTGTCCTCCGGAAAACCTATCATACCCGCCATCCAGCGCAGCAACATGTTCTCCATGCGCACCGCCCCAGGGGCCGAAAAGAAAATGCCGGCGTATTTGTTGGTGACCGCGGCCAGGTAATCGCCCAAGGCGGAAGTATAAAGACTGCCGCCCGGAATGTAACCCAAGTGGTTACCCGACGCGGAATTGATGCCGGGAGTGTCTACCTGCTTTTGGAGGAGCTGTAAGGCCTCTTCTATGGCAATAGGTTCCTCCTGGATGGGGGCCTCCAATAGACCGGCGCCCATGTCAGGCTGGGCTACAAAGGCCGGAAGCGTGGGCAGTTGCTGAATGAAACCTTGGGCGTATTGTTCAACGGCTTGCTGCAGGCGTAGTCGTTCCGTTTCATCAGGCTCTAAGAGGGAGCGAAAAGCATCCATGAGGGGTAAAATGTATATGGGTCAATGCGGACCCGAAGGTACAAATTACTCGCAAATGTCTCGGTTTCTAAAGAAGATAAAATTGTCCGAAAACAGGTAAGCGTTTCGGGGCTGTTTTTAGGAAAACCGCCCCGAAACGCTTAGTCAAAGTTTTTAACCCTTACGGTTAACTGCTCA
This Rufibacter radiotolerans DNA region includes the following protein-coding sequences:
- the abc-f gene encoding ribosomal protection-like ABC-F family protein — translated: MISINSLNFHFGSRTLYDDANLHIKPKDKIGLVGLNGTGKSTLLRLLVGEYKPDGGSIQMSRETTLGFLNQDLLSYDTHESILKVAMQAFEEAIQIQHKIDEMLHEMETNYQDEHIDKLAKLQEHFEALDGYNIQVKAEEILEGLGFSTEELQQPLKTFSGGWRMRVMLAKILLQKPSLLLLDEPTNHLDLPSIKWIENYLAAYEGALVIVSHDREFLDRTTNVTVEVSGGKLNVYAGNYSFYLEEKELRNEIQKGAFENQQAQIKQAEQFIARFKAKATKAKQAQSRMKALDKMERIEDVAGDAPVVNFKFQFTVQPGRNILRLENVSKAYGEKLIFQKTHVNIERGDKIALIGANGKGKSTLMRIIAGDEPIKGERQLGHNVIMAFYAQHQLESLNVENEILQEMVQAGSRRTEMELRGVLGSFLFTGDTVFKKIKVLSGGEKSRVALAKTLISEANFLLLDEPTNHLDMQSVNILIQALEQYEGTFVVISHDRYFVENVANKIWYIEDHELKEYPGTYHDYEYWLEQKEKTGKRTSPAAAANAPKAQPKPKATASQQQELEQELKKVNQKLKQVEGLVNELESKLKNCENKLALPSTYADPNALHEATQQFNKIKAQLDKEQTSWESLMEQADELENQLR
- a CDS encoding DMT family transporter; this translates as MGKELYYLLALSAGVAVAIQAGVNSQLKLAVGNPVITALFSFCIGTVVLLAVVLISYRQEFPSLQQLQGISSWKLTGGLLGVLYVTAVILAAPRIGAANTLGIIVAGQLLMAIVLDHFGWLGFPVQPINWSKVLGVVLLLAGVFLLRKV
- a CDS encoding 2'-5' RNA ligase family protein, whose protein sequence is MVAIVSLLDAEHSDKLNEITYQLEKEFGLKEVQATPFPHLTWLTVNDGSLHNLQETLGNAAGLCCRLKITTAGLGIFTGANPVLYIPVVRSAFITRFHRQLHDGVNLICKEIGHHYSPSIWMPHLSLALGDTTPELVAEAFLYLNQESYNWTVELDNLTLLTKHGDLFLKDGVFPLVGVETKDAFKQNVVDLD
- a CDS encoding pyridoxal phosphate-dependent decarboxylase family protein — its product is MDAFRSLLEPDETERLRLQQAVEQYAQGFIQQLPTLPAFVAQPDMGAGLLEAPIQEEPIAIEEALQLLQKQVDTPGINSASGNHLGYIPGGSLYTSALGDYLAAVTNKYAGIFFSAPGAVRMENMLLRWMAGMIGFPEDTAGNLTSGGSIASLIALATARDAQKITSRMIPDAVVYMTAHAHHCLDKALRIAGLGECPVRHIEMDAAYRMSPQALEKAILADKASGLTPWLVIASAGTTDVGAVDPLQDLAHLAKKHGLWYHVDAAYGGFFALAASGKAKLKGIELADSVVMDPHKGLFIPYGSGAVLIKNAKQLGETHHYQANYMQDTLSSLGEVSPADVSPELSKHFRGLRIWLPLQLHGVKAFRIALEEKLFLAQYAYNKLQYMPGFETPVAPALSVVIFRYKPKAGIEANAFNQNLIHEVQQDGRVFMSSTKLGEAYMLRMAILSFRTHQDTIDTALQVLQEKAAALEEQAAVKASVERY